One window from the genome of Elaeis guineensis isolate ETL-2024a chromosome 5, EG11, whole genome shotgun sequence encodes:
- the LOC140858025 gene encoding probable inactive receptor kinase At5g58300, translating into MDYLNCRYFSVPFLFLLLCFPSSATGDLRSDKQLLLAFVDAVHHPRKLNWNTNTSICSSWIGVTCTADQTHVLALRLPGAGLSGPIPANTLGKLEALEVLSLRSNHLTGNLPADIISLPSLQNLNLQHNNLSGDIPASLSLGLTSLDLSYNSFTGEIPLGIQNLSQLSVLNLQNNSLSGPIPDLKLLRLKHLNMSYNHLNGSIPFSLQKFSNDSFLGNPQLCGPPLPQCSAVLPSPSPFSPSLSLPPAPSENHKKNSGKNASAGFIIAIVVGGLALLLLLLMVLFICIIRRKGGEGTGGLKKKGSTVEKPKEEYSSGVQMAEKNKLVFFEGCAYNFDLEDLLRASAEVLGKGSYGTAYKAVLEDGTAVVVKRLKEVVVGKREFEQQMEIIGRVGQHPKLVPLRAYFYSKDEKLLVYDYVPTGSFSTLLHGLSD; encoded by the exons ATGGATTACCTCAATTGCAGATACTTCTCAGTTCCTTTCCTCTTCCTTCTACTGTGCTTTCCCTCTTCAGCCACTGGTGACTTAAGATCTGATAAGCAACTTCTCCTTGCTTTTGTGGATGCAGTCCACCATCCCCGTAAACTTAACTGGAACACCAACACCTCAATCTGCTCTTCTTGGATTGGGGTGACATGTACAGCAGACCAAACTCATGTCCTTGCTCTCAGGCTACCAGGGGCTGGGCTCTCTGGCCCAATCCCTGCAAATACACTCGGCAAGCTTGAGGCCCTCGAAGTCTTGAGCCTCCGATCCAACCATCTGACCGGAAATCTCCCAGCTGATATCATCTCACTTCCTTCCCTGCAGAATCTTAACCTTCAACACAATAATTTATCTGGAGATATACCAGCCTCACTTTCTCTGGGCCTCACGTCCCTTGACCTCTCTTATAACTCCTTTACAGGAGAAATTCCCCTGGGAATTCAAAACCTGTCTCAACTTTCTGTATTGAATTTACAAAACAACTCTCTGTCTGGACCCATCCCCGACCTTAAACTCCTCAGGCTAAAACATTTAAATATGAGCTACAACCATCTAAATGGTTCCATACCATTTTCCCTCCAAAAGTTTTCAAATGATTCATTCCTGGGAAACCCTCAATTGTGTGGCCCACCTCTACCTCAATGCTCTGCAGTTCTTCCTTCGCCTTCACCATTTTCTCCTTCCTTGTCACTCCCACCGGCACCCTccgaaaatcataaaaaaaactcCGGGAAAAATGCTAGTGCTGGGTTTATAATTGCAATTGTTGTTGGGGGATTGGCCTTGCTGCTGCTTCTTTTAATGGTTCTATTTATATGCATTATAAGGAGGAAAGGTGGAGAAGGTACTGGAGGATTGAAGAAGAAGGGCTCCACTGTTGAAAAGCCTAAAGAGGAGTACAGTAGTGGAGTTCAAATGGCTGAGAAGAATAAGTTGGTTTTCTTTGAAGGCTGTGCTTATAACTTTGACTTGGAAGATCTGCTGAGGGCTTCTGCTGAAGTCCTTGGGAAGGGGAGCTATGGGACGGCTTATAAGGCTGTTCTTGAGGATGGCACTGCAGTGGTGGTGAAGAGGTTGAAGGAAGTAGTGGTGGGGAAGAGAGAATTTGAACAACAGATGGAGATCATTGGAAGGGTCGGGCAACACCCAAAACTTGTTCCACTTCGTGCTTATTTCTACTCCAAAGATGAAAAGCTCCTAGTCTATGATTATGTTCCCACTGGCAGCTTCTCTACCCTCTTGCATG GCCTCAGTGATTGA